In a genomic window of Magnolia sinica isolate HGM2019 chromosome 16, MsV1, whole genome shotgun sequence:
- the LOC131228819 gene encoding uncharacterized protein At4g06744-like, with the protein MAHHCYDIAEFLLLTFTILLSNSVKITSREALEIGNRVDRSWTPHNTPPNCSTPTPPPPPPPPKCSTPSPPPPPPKCSTPSPPPPPPPPKCSTPSPPPPPPKCSTPPPPPPTCPKPSPLSLDLDPCLFVDIRIYRAYKVIQQFKVNITSDEQNITNSWVGADVCGNYTGFYCDNPPDNKSAIALAAIDFNGFKLGAASVSEFISQLKDLAFFHANSNNFGGTITADVAKLPYLYELDLSNNKLTGSFPLDILNVVNLTFLDIRFNSFVGSVPFDLFNLQKLPKLEVLFLNNNNFSLQIPDSIGQTSVKYLTLANNQLTGGIPRSIGNLSNTLVEVLLLNNQLSGCLPYEIGLLERATVFDVGNNWLTGPLPCSLGCLKSVEQLNFAGNYLYGHIPEVVCQLGNLLNLSLSDNYFTWVGPACEELIWKGVLDARKNCIPGRPLQRSPEECFHFFSKPLQCHHWPWYDYIPCNDDWASAPSNGPSPASNGPSPASNGNGPSPASNGPSPAYSPLFKQRS; encoded by the coding sequence atggCCCACCACTGTTATGATATTGCCGAGTTCCTACTCCTCACATTCACTATCCTTCTCTCAAACTCCGTCAAAATCACAAGCAGAGAGGCTCTTGAAATTGGTAATAGAGTAGATCGTTCTTGGACCCCACACAATACTCCTCCAAACTGCTCAACGCCTAcgcctccacctccacctccacctccaaaGTGCTCAACACCTTcgcctccacctccacctccaaaGTGCTCAACACCTTcgcctccacctccacctccacctccaaaGTGCTCAACACCTTcgcctccacctccacctccaaaGTGCTCGACACCTCCGCCTCCACCTCCAACGTGCCCAAAACCTTCTCCTCTGTCGCTCGATCTAGACCCGTGCCTGTTTGTAGACATCAGGATATACAGAGCATACAAGGTAATCCAACAGTTCAAGGTCAATATCACATCAGATGAGCAAAACATCACCAATTCATGGGTGGGCGCTGACGTATGCGGAAACTACACAGGCTTCTACTGCGACAATCCACCAGACAACAAGTCAGCGATCGCACTCGCTGCTATCGACTTCAATGGCTTCAAGCTCGGCGCAGCATCAGTCTCAGAATTCATATCTCAGCTCAAGGATCTAGCCTTCTTCCACGCCAACTCCAATAATTTTGGAGGGACAATCACGGCCGATGTCGCCAAGCTTCCATACCTCTACGAGCTAGACCTAAGTAACAACAAACTGACGGGTTCGTTCCCATTGGATATCCTCAACGTCGTCAACCTTACATTCCTAGACATCCGTTTCAACTCTTTTGTGGGGTCTGTCCCTTTCGATCTCTTCAACCTACAGAAGCTTCCCAAGCTGGAAGTTCTCTTCCTCAACAACAACAACTTCTCGTTGCAGATTCCTGACAGCATCGGGCAAACGTCCGTGAAATACCTCACCCTGGCCAATAATCAATTGACGGGCGGTATCCCACGAAGCATTGGCAACTTATCCAATACGCTGGTAGAAGTACTCCTTCTGAATAACCAGCTCTCAGGCTGCCTACCATACGAGATCGGACTGCTCGAGCGAGCCACGGTGTTTGATGTGGGAAACAACTGGCTAACGGGCCCACTCCCATGCTCCCTCGGATGCCTCAAGAGCGTGGAGCAACTGAATTTCGCCGGTAACTACCTGTACGGTCATATACCGGAGGTGGTTTGCCAGCTTGGGAACCTGTTGAACCTGTCTCTATCCGATAACTACTTCACTTGGGTGGGACCCGCATGTGAGGAGCTGATCTGGAAGGGAGTGCTTGATGCTAGGAAGAACTGTATTCCTGGCCGTCCGTTGCAGAGGTCTCCCGAAGAGTGTTTTCACTTCTTCTCAAAGCCATTGCAGTGTCATCATTGGCCTTGGTATGATTACATTCCATGTAATGATGATTGGGCGAGCGCTCCATCTAATGGCCCCTCGCCTGCATCTAATGGCCCCTCGCCTGCATCTAATGGCAATGGCCCCTCGCCTGCATCTAATGGCCCCTCGCCTGCATACTCGCCCCTCTTCAAGCAACGATCGTGA